GACCCTTAAAGCAATTCACGCATTCAAAAAGGAGACTGTAAGTAGTTTTTATAAGGCTTTCTTTTGCAAAAAGCAAGGCTTCCAAAAATGGTTTTAAGCTTAAAAACAAAAAATTTATAACCTAAAAACAAATTGTTTTTAGCCTTAAAACAAAATGATTTAAGGTTAAAAACAGCTTTATTCTAACCTTAAACTTAATCAAAACCGCGTGTTTTGGTTGATTATAAAGCGCCTATAAGTTCGCGTGATTCAGCCTCTCTTCCAAAGGCATAGGGCAAAAAAAGCGGTCACTTGGGCTCTAAGGCATAAAATCAGTTGAAGCTGTAGTTTTTCACCGAAAGCACTCACCAAACAAAACTTTTGTTTCACTCTCCAATCTTAACTCTTCACTCCTTTCTCTTCACGCTTAACAGTTTTGACTTGACTCAATCTCCGATTGAACTGCACGAGTCACATCCCTTTGCAGGTAACGCACCGTATCCCGAAAACTTTTTGACTTTTTTCAATATTTGTGAGTAAACATCACTGTCAATACAATTTTTTTTTTAGATTTGTTTTAATGTTCGTTATAATCCATTTTCAGGACTTGTTTGAATCATACAATTGATTTGTTTTCCTCGCAATCGCCGTTCCGATGTGCATTTCAGTTCATCATCGTTTTCCTGTAGCGACATCGTCACTTTTGTAAATGCACGCTAAGTTGTGCATGATTATTTTATTCAATTTACTTTTCAAGTTCTCTACCTATGGGTTTTTTGGACTTTCTATCTCGCGATATCGCCATTGATCTTGGAACTGCAAATACGCTTGTGTATGTCAGAGGAAAAGGCATTGTGCTTAATGAGCCTTCAATCGTCGCTTACGACCGTGCCTCTCGCCGCGTTGTGGCCTTAGGGCACGAAGCAAGGCAAATGCACGAAAAAACAAGCCGCGATGTTTATACCATTAAACCACTTGCCGATGGCGTTATTGCCGACTATGAAGCCGCCGAAGAAATGATTCGTGGGCTCGTGCGCAAGGCACTGAAAGACAATAGCTTTGGCGGCTCAATTCGCCGTATGGTGATTGGAATTCCTTCCGGGATTACTGAAGTTGAAAAGCGTGCCGTTCGCGATAGCGCCGAACACGCCGGTGCGAAAGAAGTCTATCTCGTAGCAGAACCAATGGCTGCTGCAATTGGGCTTGGGCTTGATGTTGAAGCCCCTTATGGAAATATGGTGGTTGACATCGGCGGCGGCACCTCGGATATTGCGGTTATTTCGCTTTCAGGAATAGCGGCCGGTGAATCAATTCGTGTCGCAGGAAATGAAATTACCAACTCGATTCTTCAACACTTTCGCAAAACCTATAACCTCGCGATTGGCGAACGAACCGCCGAGAAAATCAAAATGGAAATCGGCAGCGCGTATGAATTGGATGAGGAGTTAATTGCTACGGTAAAGGGAAGAAATTTGGTCACAAGCCTTCCCGAACAGCGCGATGTCAGTTCACCCGAAATTCGTGAAGCAATTGTTGAACCCATAAATAACATTGTAAATGCCATTCGCCGCTGTTTAGAAATGACACCTCCCGAGCTTTCAGCTGATATTCTAGATCGTGGAATTATTCTAACAGGAGGCGGTGCTTTGATTCGTGGGCTTGATAAGCGCGTCAGTGACGAAACAAAACTTCCGGTACTTGTGGGCGAAGATTCACTGACCGCCGTCGTGCGCGGTACTGGCAAGATTCTCGAGAATCTTGATAAGTATATGAATGTTCTTGTACGAGCAAAAGGACGCTAATGTGATTTTTTATCCCCCCAATTCCTCTCAAACTTGCACGAGTTTCTTTTTCCAAAACTTCAATTGATACTTTACCGAATCAGGCGAAGCCGCGCCAAACGATTTACGCATTGCCACCGATTTTTTTGGATCAAGAAATTGATACAAATCCTTTTCGATTTTTGAAGAAAACCCTTTCAGGGTATTAAACTCAATATCCTTTAAACTTACTTGATTCTTAATTGCAAAACCCACAATTTTCCCCGTTACTTCATGTGCTTCACGAAACGGAACGCCCTTTTTGGCTAAGTAATCGGCAATTTCAGTCGCAGTTGAAAAATCATTTTCAATACTGCTTTCAATTCGCTCTTTGTGGAATTCGGTGCTTTTGAGCATTGCACTCATGATTTGAAGCGATTGCCGTGTGGTTTTAATTGCACTAAACAGCGCCGGCTTATCTTCTTGCATATCGCGGTTGTAGGCTAAAGGCAGACCTTTCATCAGAGTAAGAAGATTCATCAAATCACCGTAAACCCGTCCGGTTTTGCCGCGAATCAGCTCGGCCATATCGGGGTTTTTCTTTTGCGGCATAATGCTACTTCCGGTAGTAAAGGCATCTCCAATGGTGGCAAACCCGAATTCAAAACTTGTCCAAAGGATTAATTCTTCCGAGAGCCTGCTGAGATGCATCATGACCATTGAGCAGTTTGAAACGAACTCAATCATAAAATCGCGGTCGCTTACGGAATCTAAACTGTTGAGCGTG
This DNA window, taken from Chloroherpetonaceae bacterium, encodes the following:
- a CDS encoding rod shape-determining protein translates to MGFLDFLSRDIAIDLGTANTLVYVRGKGIVLNEPSIVAYDRASRRVVALGHEARQMHEKTSRDVYTIKPLADGVIADYEAAEEMIRGLVRKALKDNSFGGSIRRMVIGIPSGITEVEKRAVRDSAEHAGAKEVYLVAEPMAAAIGLGLDVEAPYGNMVVDIGGGTSDIAVISLSGIAAGESIRVAGNEITNSILQHFRKTYNLAIGERTAEKIKMEIGSAYELDEELIATVKGRNLVTSLPEQRDVSSPEIREAIVEPINNIVNAIRRCLEMTPPELSADILDRGIILTGGGALIRGLDKRVSDETKLPVLVGEDSLTAVVRGTGKILENLDKYMNVLVRAKGR